Proteins from a genomic interval of Capsicum annuum cultivar UCD-10X-F1 chromosome 4, UCD10Xv1.1, whole genome shotgun sequence:
- the LOC107869912 gene encoding probable carboxylesterase 16, whose product MPGVAVKLYSLFFKFMLKHRLQNRIQIDDTSSNVHSFGVTSRRNEESVAPSNPLFTDGVATKDLHVNPGTVVSVRIFLPESCLSVHEESDQKWQMQSTGNVLGSDSNQALLRRNSYGNHKNNGYSHRRTSLGCVADDVYRGYSPVAKKNCRKLPVMLQFHGGGFVSGSNDSTANDLFCRRIAKLCDVIVLAVGYRLAPEDRYPAAFEDGLNVLNWLAKQANLAECSKSVGIRRGGGTDLKKSDSFGHIADAFGASLVEPWLAAHADPSRCVLLGVSCGGNIADYVARKAVESGKLLDPVKVVAQVLMYPFFIGSVPTHSEIRLANSYFYDKALCTLAWKLFLPEGEFDLDHPAANPLTPGRGPPLKRMPPTLTVIAEHDWMRDRAIAYSEELRKVNVDAPVLEYKDAVHEFATLDMLLKTPQAQACAEDIAIWVKKYISLRGHEFSY is encoded by the exons ATGCCTGGCGTGGCTGTAAAACTATACAGCCTCTTCTTCAAGTTTATGTTGAAACATCGCTTACAAAATCGTATCCAAATTGATGACACCAGTAGTAACGTTCACTCATTTGGTGTTACATCTCGTCGCAATGAAGAATCCGTTGCTCCTTCAAATCCGTTATTCACTGACGGAGTTGCAACGAAGGACTTACATGTCAATCCAGGAACTGTTGTTTCAGTTAGAATCTTTTTGCCTGAATCTTGCCTGAGTGTTCATGAAGAATCTGATCAGAAATGGCAAATGCAATCGACGGGCAATGTGCTTGGATCTGATTCAAATCAGGCACTTTTACGTCGAAACAGTTATGGAAATCACAAGAACAATGGGTATAGTCATAGGAGAACTAGTCTTGGTTGTGTTGCTGATGATGTTTATAGAGGTTATTCGCCTGTTGCGAAAAAAAACTGCAGGAAATTGCCTGTAATGTTGCAGTTTCATGGCGGGGGTTTTGTGAGTGGCAGTAATGATTCGACAGCGAATGATTTGTTTTGTAGAAGGATAGCTAAGCTTTGCGATGTTATTGTTTTAGCTGTTGGATACAGGTTAGCGCCTGAGGATCGTTATCCAGCCGCGTTTGAGGATGGATTGAACGTGTTGAATTGGCTTGCGAAACAGGCTAATTTAGCTGAATGTAGTAAGTCAGTGGGGATTAGACGTGGTGGAGGGACGGATTTGAAGAAGTCTGATAGTTTCGGGCATATAGCTGATGCATTTGGAGCGTCGTTGGTTGAGCCTTGGTTGGCTGCTCACGCGGATCCATCAAG GTGTGTACTCCTAGGAGTCAGTTGTGGGGGAAATATAGCTGATTATGTAGCTCGAAAAGCTGTAGAGTCAGGTAAGCTTTTGGATCCGGTGAAGGTGGTGGCGCAGGTTTTGATGTATCCTTTTTTCATTGGAAGTGTTCCAACACATTCCGAGATTAGGTTAGCAAATTCCTATTTCTACGACAAGGCCTTGTGTACTCTCGCGTGGAAGTTATTTTTACCTGAAGGGGAGTTCGACTTGGATCACCCTGCCGCTAATCCTCTTACCCCCGGAAGAGGACCTCCATTAAAGCGGATGCCACCAACATTGACAGTGATAGCGGAGCATGACTGGATGAGAGACCGAGCCATTGCTTATTCAGAGGAATTACGCAAGGTAAATGTTGATGCACCTGTTCTCGAGTACAAGGATGCAGTTCATGAGTTTGCAACTCTAGACATGCTTCTTAAGACCCCTCAAGCTCAGGCTTGTGCCGAGGACATTGCTATCTGGGTTAAGAAATATATTTCACTTCGAGGTCATGAGTTCTCGTATTGA
- the LOC107868490 gene encoding serine/threonine protein phosphatase 2A 59 kDa regulatory subunit B' eta isoform, with protein sequence MIKQILNKLPNKKASKSADNRDVPSNGSASSLSSDMSSSQSGNSSATSLSGVTSSLATGMGNGDGISMAASTKVNGIVSPYEALPSFRDVPNSDKQNLFIKKLNLCCVLFDFTDPMKDLKEKDIKRQTLVELVDYVTSANGKFTEMVVQETVKMVSLNLFRPRAPQPHENKVLEALILEEEEPLMDAAWPHVQIVYELLLRFVASPETDPKLAKRYIDHSFVLRILDLFDSDDPREREYLKTVLHRMYGKFMVHRPFIRKSINYIFYRSIFETEKHNGIAELLEILGSIINGFALPLKEEHKLFLVRALIPLHKPKCIQTYHQQLSYCITQFLEKDCKLADTVIRGLLKYWPITNSSKEVMFLGELEEVLEATQPPEFQRFMVPLFRQMSLCLSSSHFQVAERSLFLWNNSHVENLIRQNREVILPIIFPSLEKNARGHWNHAVQSLTLNVRKIFLDVDAELFEGCLQKFEEDQAREEETKVKRESTWKRLEEIAAMKATSNELVLVS encoded by the exons ATGATCAAACAGATACTCAATAAGCTTCCTAATAAGAAGGCGTCTAAGTCAGCAGATAATCGTGATGTACCGTCAAATGGTTCAGCTAGTTCACTAAGCAGTGATATGTCTAGTTCTCAGTCTGGGAATTCGAGTGCTACGTCTCTTTCAGGAGTCACTTCTTCTTTAGCTACTGGAATGGGTAACGGAGATGGAATTTCCATGGCTGCAAGCACTAAGGTGAATGGAATAGTTTCCCCGTATGAGGCGTTGCCTAGTTTTAGAGATGTACCAAATTCTGACAAACAAAACTTGTTCATCAAAAAACTGAACTTGTGTTGTGTCTTGTTTGACTTCACTGATCCAATGAAAGATTTGAAAGAAAAGGACATCAAGAGACAGACCTTGGTGGAGCTAGTTGATTATGTTACTTCTGCAAATGGGAAATTCACGGAAATGGTTGTGCAAGAAACAGTTAAAATGGTGTCGTTGAACTTATTCAGGCCTCGTGCTCCTCAACCTCACGAAAACAAAGTATTGGAAGCTCTTATCTTGGAAGAAGAGGAGCCCTTGATGGACGCTGCATGGCCACATGTGCAAATTGTGTATGAGTTGCTTCTCCGGTTTGTGGCATCACCGGAGACGGATCCAAAATTGGCTAAACGATACATTGATCACTCTTTTGTTCTGAGGATACTAGATCTCTTTGATTCTGACGATCCACGAGAAAGAGAGTACTTAAAGACTGTACTGCACCGCATGTATGGAAAGTTCATGGTGCACCGCCCGTTCATAAGGAAATCAATCAACTACATTTTTTACAGGTCTATTTTTGAAACCGAGAAGCATAACGGAATAGCAGAACTCTTAGAGATTTTGGGAAGTATAATTAACGGATTTGCTCTGCCGCTGAAGGAAGAGCACAAATTGTTCCTCGTTCGAGCTCTTATTCCACTTCATAAACCAAAGTGTATACAAACGTATCATCAGCAGTTATCTTACTGCATAACacaatttttagaaaaagactGCAAGCTTGCTGATACCGTTATAAGAGGTTTGTTGAAATACTGGCCAATCACGAATAGTTCAAAGGAGGTAATGTTCTTAGGTGAACTCGAGGAGGTATTAGAAGCAACACAGCCACCAGAATTCCAGCGCTTTATGGTTCCTCTGTTTCGTCAAATGAGCCTTTGCTTGAGCAGCTCACACTTTCAG GTGGCTGAGAGGTCTTTGTTCCTGTGGAACAATAGTCACGTGGAGAACCTAATCAGACAAAATCGTGAAGTTATACTGCCAATAATCTTCCCTTCCTTGGAGAAGAATGCTAGAGGCCACTGGAATCATGCAGTGCAAAGCTTGACATTAAACGTTCGCAAAATCTTCTTGGACGTTGATGCTGAACTCTTTGAAGGGTGCTTGCAGAAATTTGAGGAGGATCAGGCCCGGGAAGAAGAGACAAAAGTGAAACGTGAGAGTACATGGAAAAGATTAGAAGAGATCGCTGCAATGAAAGCTACAAGCAATGAGTTGGTGCTAGTTTCTTGA
- the LOC107868491 gene encoding ankyrin-2: protein MPPTYLPLRWESTGDQWWYASPIDWAAANGHYDLVRELLRLDGNHLIKLTSLRRIRRLESVWDDEEQFDDVARCRLQVARKLLLECETKKGKNSLLRAGYGGWLLYTAASAGDVDFVRELLEKDPLLVFGEGEYGVTDILYAAARSKSCNVFKILFDFAMSPRFVVRDGRGLEEQIGEIPSAYKWEMMNRAIHAAARGGNLMILKELLADCSDDILAYRDIHGATLLHTTAGKGQVEVVKYLIKSSDIIDSIDNQGNTALHVAASRGQLAVVEALIVASPSLVYSTNNAGETFLHVAITGFQTPYFRRLDHQIDLMKQLVCGKIPNVEEIVNAENNDGRTALHLAVIGNIHSELVELLMTVRYINVNTRDKDGMTPLDILKQRPRSASSELLTKQLISAGGIFSHHDYSARRVVASHLKMQNISSSPGTSFRISDTEIFLYTGIEHAPDCNRKPEIRSSTELSHRCMSPDTYCSTNDKKPGSANDAAKKLKRFFHWPKIKKGDRKRLKILVDQSNASNSDVAPVPLRERYSKPSSLPNHKRTLSASCNLPSPTAKKKFASGLVNGVMQAIPHLSLPRRSSRASSFSISSLSSRSSLDKQKATVIDTELAGPPCTHQSEGAPSDSIHKQSAGHKRSVNQYLCFGASGRPVKAPSSGMQPYEIYERSVLSTA, encoded by the exons ATGCCTCCTACGTACTTGCCTCTTCGTTGGGAGAGTACGGGAGACCAATGGTGGTATGCTTCACCGATTGATTGGGCAGCTGCAAATGGTCACTATGATTTGGTGCGTGAGCTTCTTCGCTTGGATGGAAATCACCTTATCAAGCTCACTTCACTACGTAGGATCAGGCGGCTTGAGTCTGTCTGGGATGATGAAGAACAGTTTGACGATGTTGCTAGATGCCGGTTGCAGGTTGCGAGGAAGCTGCTTCTTGAATGTGAGACcaagaaagggaaaaattccCTACTTAGAGCTGGTTATGGTGGATGGCTTTTATATACTGCTGCCTCTGCTGGAGACGTGGATTTTGTTCGAGAATTGCTCGAAAAAGACCCCCTTTTGGTCTTTGGAGAAGGGGAGTATGGTGTCACTGACATATTGTATGCTGCTGCTAGGAGTAAAAGTTGCAACGTGTTCAAGATTTTGTTCGATTTTGCTATGTCTCCGAGGTTTGTAGTGCGTGATGGCAGAGGACTGGAGGAACAGATCGGGGAGATTCCATCTGCTTATAAGTGGGAGATGATGAATAGAGCTATTCACGCAGCTGCGAGAGGAGGcaatctgatgatactgaaggAGCTTCTCGCTGACTGCTCTGATGATATATTGGCTTACAGAGACATTCACGGTGCAACTCTCTTACATACGACTGCTGGCAAAGGCCAGGTCGAG GTTGTGAAATATCTTATAAAAAGTTCTGATATTATCGACTCCATAGACAATCAAGGAAACACCGCACTTCATGTGGCTGCTTCGAGGGGCCAGTTAGCTGTCGTTGAAGCTCTAATTGTTGCTTCACCTTCGTTGGTCTACTCAACAAACAATGCTGGAGAAACATTTCTTCATGTTGCCATTACTGGTTTCCAAACTCCTTATTTCCGAAGATTGGACCATCAAATCGATCTCATGAAGCAATTAGTCTGTGGAAAAATTCCCAACGTTGAAGAGATCGTTAATGCTGAAAACAATGATGGTAGAACAGCTCTTCATTTGGCTGTCATTGGTAATATTCATTCTGAACTCGTGGAGTTACTTATGACTGTCCGTTATATTAATGTCAACACTCGTGATAAGGATGGAATGACACCGCTTGATATCCTGAAGCAACGGCCACGTTCTGCTTCATCAGAGCTGCTTACGAAGCAGTTGATCTCTGCCGGGGGGATTTTTAGCCATCACGATTATTCTGCGAGGAGAGTTGTTGCATCCCATTTAAAGATGCAAAATATAAGTAGCAGTCCGGGAACTTCTTTTAGAATCTCTGACACTGAAATATTCTTATACACGGGCATCGAGCATGCACCAGATTGCAATAGAAAACCTGAGATTAGAAGCTCAACTGAGCTGAGTCATCGCTGCATGAGTCCCGATACCTACTGCTCTACAAATGACAAGAAACCTGGTTCCGCAAATGATGCAGCCAAAAAGCTGAAACGCTTCTTCCATTGGCCGAAAATTAAAAAAGGAGATCGTAAGAGGCTCAAGATATTGGTGGATCAGAGTAATGCAAGTAACTCAGACGTGGCACCAGTCCCTCTACGAGAAAGGTACTCAAAGCCCTCATCACTTCCGAACCATAAAAGGACGCTCTCTGCTAGTTGCAACCTTCCAAGTCCGACAGCAAAGAAGAAATTTGCTTCAGGGCTAGTAAACGGTGTCATGCAGGCCATACCACATCTTAGCCTCCCTCGTAGATCATCTCGTGCTAGTTCattctctatttcatcactatCTTCTCGCAGTTCCTTGGACAAACAAAAAGCAACTGTAATCGACACTGAGCTTGCTGGACCTCCTTGTACTCATCAGTCGGAGGGTGCACCATCTGACTCGATACACAAACAAAGCGCAGGACATAAAAGGTCGGTGAACCAATATTTGTGTTTTGGTGCTTCTGGACGACCTGTCAAGGCCCCTTCAAGTGGGATGCAGCCATATGAAATCTACGAGCGGTCTGTTCTGTCCACAGCTTGA